GAACTTGGGGGAGGGCGGGTACTGGAGTGGTAATGGGCACTTGGCACTTGGAGCTTGGCAGGGGAACGGGCGTATGTGCCGTTGGTGCGTGATGATGCGCTCCGTTCTTCCCCAAGTCCCTATTTCTAAGTTCCAAGTTCCCATTACCAAGTGCCAACTACCAAAACTACAACTAGGAGAGTGTTTCCTATGGCAAAAATGCGAACAATCCTGCAGCCTCAGTACGTAGCGAAGTTCCGGTGCATCGGTCCGGCCTGCGAAGACAGCTGTTGTATTGGCTGGCAAGTACCGATTGATAAAACGACTTACCAAAAGTATCGTAAATGTGCTGATGAAAAATTGCGCTCGCAGATGGATGACAAAGTGACCCGCAATCGCGGCGCCAATATGGCGGATGATAATTATGCCAAAGTAAAACTCAATGATGATAATTCCTGCCCGTTTATCGATAGCGACCGGCTCTGCGCGATTCAGCGACAGTTGGGCGAGGAATGGCTGTCCCTTACTTGTGCCACCTATCCCCGTATTACGAATAAAGTGAATGGAACATTAGAAAGGTCAATGACTTTATCTTGTCCGGAAGCTGCTCGGCTGGCATTACTGACCACCGGATTGATGGAGTTTGATCAGTTGGAAGAATCCGACAGTATTCGGTATAACCCGGAAAAAAACATCGATACCGATGATATTAAACTTGCGGCGAAGCCGCAAAGATATCTCTGGGAGCTGCGTATCTTTATAATCACACTCCTGCAGAATCGCGTTTATCCTCTTTGGCAGCGCCTTGTCGTCCTCGGGCTGTTTTGCAATCAGCTTACCGAACTTGTCGGTAATGGCAAAGTACATGATATTCCGATGCTCATCGGTACGTATCTGAACCGTTTGGAACAAGGCGATATCCTCAGCAATATGGAGGCGATCCCCGAAAAGCAGACGATTCAGATGGAACTATTGAAAGAATTAGCCGATGAACGGTTTGCTACCGGTATAATTAGCCCCCGCTTTTTGGCGTATTTTGCTGAATTTCTGCAGGGAATTCAGTATATGGAGGCTGCTGGCAAAGCGGAGATCGGCGTTCGTTATGCCGAGGCTTATGAACGGTATTATCAGCCGTTTATGGAACAACATGAATATATACTGGAAAACTATCTGGTTAATTATGTATTTAAAAATCTATTCCCCTTTGAGGGAGAGAAGCATATTTTTGATAATTTTATGCTGCTTGTTGTGCATTATGCGATGATAAAGATGATGCTTATAGGTATGTCCGGGTTCCATAAGGATAAATTCGGCATGGATCAAGTGCTGAATCTGATTCAGTCTTTCGTCAAAGTTGTCGAGCATAGTCCCTCTTATTTGAAGAAAGTGTGTGATTTGCTTAAAGCCAATCAGATGAATACTCTGCCGTATATGACGATACTGATCAAGAATTAACGGGTGAGAAAATGAATGTGTATAATGACCCTGCCCACGAGATTGTCTATCA
The genomic region above belongs to Veillonellales bacterium and contains:
- the fliB gene encoding flagellin lysine-N-methylase, with the protein product MAKMRTILQPQYVAKFRCIGPACEDSCCIGWQVPIDKTTYQKYRKCADEKLRSQMDDKVTRNRGANMADDNYAKVKLNDDNSCPFIDSDRLCAIQRQLGEEWLSLTCATYPRITNKVNGTLERSMTLSCPEAARLALLTTGLMEFDQLEESDSIRYNPEKNIDTDDIKLAAKPQRYLWELRIFIITLLQNRVYPLWQRLVVLGLFCNQLTELVGNGKVHDIPMLIGTYLNRLEQGDILSNMEAIPEKQTIQMELLKELADERFATGIISPRFLAYFAEFLQGIQYMEAAGKAEIGVRYAEAYERYYQPFMEQHEYILENYLVNYVFKNLFPFEGEKHIFDNFMLLVVHYAMIKMMLIGMSGFHKDKFGMDQVLNLIQSFVKVVEHSPSYLKKVCDLLKANQMNTLPYMTILIKN